A stretch of the Candidatus Saccharimonadales bacterium genome encodes the following:
- the rsmD gene encoding 16S rRNA (guanine(966)-N(2))-methyltransferase RsmD, with protein MRIIAGQLGGRTFDAPRGHRTHPMGDKIRGALFNILGDIDGLTVLDAFAGSGALSFEAISRGAASALAIDVDKEAHQTIQANIALLNLSEQVIVMRKNVAGWSRNNRDKTFDIVLADPPYDDIRPQLLQTLMVQVKPGGVFVLSWPGNEPVRVFPGVTVLTSKSYGDAQLVFYRKL; from the coding sequence ATGAGAATCATAGCGGGCCAGCTTGGCGGACGTACCTTTGATGCCCCGCGCGGACATCGGACGCATCCGATGGGCGACAAAATACGTGGTGCCTTGTTTAACATACTTGGTGACATTGATGGCTTGACAGTGCTCGATGCGTTCGCTGGCAGCGGAGCGCTCAGTTTTGAAGCAATCAGCCGCGGTGCCGCCTCGGCACTTGCCATTGACGTCGACAAAGAAGCACACCAAACAATTCAAGCAAATATTGCTCTACTCAATCTATCTGAGCAGGTGATAGTGATGCGTAAAAATGTCGCTGGCTGGTCACGAAATAACCGGGATAAAACATTTGATATTGTGCTCGCTGACCCGCCATATGACGACATACGGCCGCAGCTGCTGCAGACGCTGATGGTGCAGGTCAAGCCTGGCGGCGTGTTTGTTCTGTCCTGGCCGGGCAATGAACCGGTGCGTGTATTTCCCGGCGTCACAGTACTCACAAGCAAGAGTTACGGCGATGCGCAGCTGGTGTTTTACCGCAAATTATAG
- the tig gene encoding trigger factor — protein MQVQKTQLTDTRIKLTFDADLQLLEDTKRETLLRLKRNVKIPGFRAGKVPMELVEKNINQQTLQSDFLDAALNRMYGMALTEQNVRPVSQPQVTVKKFVPFTTLEFEAELDIIGEVKLADYKKISLTKKPVKITDKDVDEVVQNLRLRMAEKQPVERAAAEKDEVWIDFVGVDAKTSEPIKGGDGKDYPLVLGSNTFIPGFEEHLVGAKSGEEREFTLEFPKDYGVKTLQGRKVTFTATVTKVNEVVLPKEDDDFAAKAGPFKSLAELRIDIKKQITSEREYQNDRDYESELLTNITEKSQVSVPESLIEEELSRLEREERQNVVYRGQTWEEHLAEEGVTDEEHRVKNRPGAEMRVKAGLVLAEIADREKVEVSPEELDMRLQLLKGQYQDPAMQAELDKLENKRELASRLLSEHTVAKLVGYASKNKTTPAKA, from the coding sequence ATGCAAGTACAAAAGACTCAACTTACCGACACTCGTATCAAATTAACGTTTGATGCTGACCTTCAGCTCCTCGAAGACACCAAGCGTGAGACGCTACTGCGCCTAAAGCGGAATGTTAAAATCCCTGGCTTTCGTGCCGGCAAGGTCCCTATGGAGCTCGTTGAAAAGAATATTAATCAGCAGACATTGCAGTCTGATTTTCTCGATGCTGCCCTTAACCGTATGTACGGCATGGCGCTGACCGAGCAAAACGTCCGCCCGGTGTCCCAGCCTCAGGTAACCGTCAAAAAATTCGTACCCTTTACAACGCTTGAGTTTGAAGCTGAACTCGATATTATCGGGGAAGTGAAACTCGCGGACTACAAAAAGATCAGTCTCACCAAAAAGCCAGTTAAAATCACTGACAAAGACGTCGATGAAGTTGTCCAGAATCTTCGGCTTCGAATGGCTGAAAAACAACCAGTCGAACGCGCTGCTGCCGAAAAAGATGAAGTCTGGATTGATTTTGTCGGCGTTGATGCAAAGACGAGTGAGCCTATCAAAGGCGGTGACGGCAAAGACTATCCCTTGGTACTTGGCAGCAATACCTTTATACCCGGTTTCGAAGAGCATCTGGTAGGTGCGAAATCCGGTGAAGAGCGTGAATTCACGCTTGAATTTCCAAAAGATTATGGAGTCAAGACGTTGCAGGGACGAAAAGTCACCTTTACTGCTACAGTTACGAAGGTTAACGAAGTCGTACTACCAAAAGAAGATGATGACTTTGCCGCTAAGGCTGGTCCGTTTAAATCGCTAGCCGAGCTTCGTATTGACATCAAAAAGCAGATTACCAGCGAGCGTGAATATCAGAATGATCGTGATTACGAAAGTGAACTTCTTACCAACATTACTGAGAAATCGCAGGTATCCGTTCCGGAGTCGCTGATCGAAGAAGAGCTTTCCCGCTTGGAGCGTGAAGAGCGCCAAAATGTTGTCTACCGTGGTCAAACCTGGGAGGAGCACCTTGCTGAAGAGGGCGTTACCGATGAAGAACACCGCGTCAAAAACCGCCCTGGCGCTGAAATGCGCGTCAAAGCTGGCTTGGTGCTGGCTGAAATAGCAGATCGTGAAAAAGTTGAAGTTAGTCCCGAAGAGCTTGATATGCGCCTGCAGCTTTTAAAGGGTCAATATCAGGATCCAGCCATGCAAGCCGAACTTGATAAGCTGGAGAATAAGCGTGAGCTGGCATCACGTCTGTTGAGCGAGCATACCGTCGCTAAACTAGTCGGCTACGCCTCCAAGAATAAAACGACACCCGCCAAAGCCTAA
- a CDS encoding DNA-directed RNA polymerase subunit beta has translation MIKNAKNDTTLQSSRVFYTQADDAIDLPSLVDHQNESFKWFVAEGLGELLAEISPIDDYTGTKLSLSFKDYHFDEPKMTEAAARENNVSYDAPLKATVELTNKITGEVKEQEIYLGDYPWMTTRGTFVINGAERVVVSQLIRSAGVFFTADQHGSSALYGAKVIPGRGAWLEFETAANGAVYVKIDRKRKIPVTTLLRALGMSEARMKDSFKHVDQGKLSYLDATLEKDPAKGQNDALIEVYRRLRPGDLATVDNARSLLENMFYNFKRFDFSRVGRYKINKRLDLDVPNTTENRVMRLEDLEAIIAEIIRLNNTQEPADDIDSLANRRVKLVGELVQRQFRIGLLRMERNTKDRMSMSEIETVQPGQLINARPVVAAVREFFASSQLSQFMDQINPLSELAHKRRLSSMGPGGLSRERAGFEVRDAHATHYGRICAVETPEGANIGLVLNLANYARINEYGFVETPYRKVVNAITAADAEGHIAAVNLEDADGKVIVAEGKTITSADAAKLAKVTEQVTWPIRAKVTSEIVYLDAYAEEVAVIAGAGSELDENGYFIDERVSARNRLKSSEVDSNDVTYMDAARNQIIGSSAGLIPFIEKNYVYRSLMGSNQQRQAVPLIQPQSPIVGTGLESVAARNTGQVVLATGDGEVIKASGDAVVVRYADGAVTYEPQHFVRSNEGTSINQKIVVNTGDNVKAGDVLIEGMSIQNGELALGKDLLVGFMPWAGYNFEDAIIISRRLVEDDTLTSVHIVDFMLEVRETKLGPEVVTRDIPNVSEETLRHLDEDGIVRIGAEVHAGDILVGKITPKGEQELSSEERLLRAIFGEKAKEVRDTSQRMSNGKHGKVVGVKVFSRENGHELKAGVIMQIQVFVAQMRKISVGDKLGGRHGNKGVIAKILPIEDMPFTEDGTPLDIVLNPLGVPSRMNIGQLFETHLGMAARALGIKVASPSFNGVSGDKIRSLLSEVGLPEDGKQQLYDGRTGEAFKERTTVGSMYMIKLNHMVADKIHARSTGPYTMVTQQPLGGKAQNGGQRFGEMEVWALEAYGAATTLQEMLTIKSDDVYGRSKAYESIIKKAPIVGPKVPESFNVLVKELQGLGLKVDLIDTHANEVIDAENILATNIQEEAASLAEVEVPQPSVSDIEMSEDDSLDEFSVIDVDDEVHTIDAEAVLSVAAATDEGTEINVTQNDSEETA, from the coding sequence ATGATTAAAAACGCTAAGAACGACACTACATTACAAAGCTCACGTGTTTTCTACACGCAGGCAGATGACGCAATCGATTTACCAAGCCTGGTCGATCATCAGAACGAGTCATTTAAATGGTTTGTGGCTGAAGGCCTAGGTGAATTACTCGCAGAAATCAGTCCAATTGATGACTACACCGGCACTAAATTATCACTTTCATTCAAAGATTATCACTTTGACGAACCAAAAATGACCGAAGCGGCCGCTCGTGAAAATAACGTTTCATACGACGCTCCGCTGAAAGCAACGGTTGAACTGACCAACAAAATTACCGGTGAAGTCAAAGAGCAGGAAATTTACCTTGGCGACTACCCATGGATGACAACTCGGGGAACTTTTGTTATAAACGGCGCTGAGCGTGTCGTCGTATCTCAGCTTATTCGATCAGCTGGTGTTTTCTTTACCGCTGATCAGCATGGTTCTAGCGCACTGTACGGCGCCAAGGTCATTCCTGGCCGCGGTGCATGGCTGGAATTCGAAACAGCTGCAAACGGCGCAGTCTATGTCAAAATTGACCGCAAGCGCAAAATTCCAGTTACCACATTGTTGCGAGCACTCGGTATGTCTGAAGCGCGCATGAAAGATTCATTTAAGCATGTTGATCAAGGTAAGCTGAGCTACCTGGATGCCACTCTTGAAAAGGATCCAGCCAAAGGCCAAAACGACGCTCTGATCGAAGTATACCGCCGTCTTCGCCCAGGTGACCTTGCGACTGTCGACAACGCCCGATCACTGCTTGAGAATATGTTCTACAACTTCAAACGCTTTGACTTCAGCCGCGTTGGTCGCTACAAGATCAACAAGCGTCTTGACCTCGACGTGCCGAATACTACCGAGAACCGTGTCATGCGGCTTGAAGACCTCGAAGCTATCATCGCTGAGATTATTCGCCTGAACAACACACAGGAACCGGCTGACGATATCGATTCACTGGCAAACCGCCGTGTCAAATTGGTTGGTGAGCTGGTGCAGCGCCAATTCCGCATCGGTCTGCTTCGCATGGAGCGCAACACCAAAGATCGTATGAGCATGAGCGAGATCGAAACTGTCCAACCTGGCCAGCTTATCAATGCTCGACCAGTTGTTGCGGCTGTCCGCGAATTCTTCGCCAGCTCTCAGCTGTCACAGTTCATGGACCAGATCAACCCGTTGTCCGAACTTGCCCACAAGCGCCGCTTAAGTTCGATGGGTCCAGGTGGACTGTCCCGTGAGCGCGCCGGCTTTGAAGTCCGTGACGCCCACGCCACACACTATGGCCGTATCTGTGCCGTTGAAACACCAGAAGGCGCAAACATTGGCTTGGTATTAAACCTGGCTAATTATGCCCGCATCAACGAATATGGATTTGTTGAAACACCATACCGTAAGGTAGTAAATGCAATCACTGCCGCTGACGCAGAAGGTCACATCGCTGCCGTCAATTTGGAAGATGCTGACGGCAAAGTCATCGTTGCTGAAGGCAAGACGATCACTAGCGCCGATGCAGCGAAGCTTGCCAAGGTTACCGAGCAGGTTACCTGGCCAATTCGTGCCAAGGTCACCAGCGAAATCGTCTATCTTGATGCCTATGCTGAAGAAGTGGCAGTCATTGCTGGAGCCGGTAGCGAACTGGATGAAAACGGCTACTTTATTGACGAACGCGTCAGTGCCCGAAACCGCCTGAAATCAAGCGAAGTCGACTCTAATGACGTTACCTACATGGATGCCGCCCGAAATCAGATTATCGGATCATCGGCCGGTCTCATTCCATTCATTGAGAAAAACTATGTTTACCGCTCGCTCATGGGCTCCAACCAGCAGCGCCAAGCAGTTCCGCTGATTCAGCCGCAGTCACCAATCGTTGGTACCGGGCTTGAATCGGTTGCCGCCCGTAACACCGGCCAGGTTGTTCTAGCGACAGGTGACGGCGAAGTCATCAAGGCTTCCGGCGATGCTGTCGTCGTACGTTATGCAGACGGCGCCGTTACTTACGAGCCCCAGCATTTTGTACGCAGCAACGAAGGAACCAGTATCAATCAGAAGATCGTCGTCAACACTGGGGACAACGTCAAAGCCGGCGACGTCCTGATCGAAGGTATGTCTATTCAAAACGGCGAACTGGCACTTGGTAAAGACCTACTCGTTGGATTCATGCCGTGGGCTGGATACAACTTCGAGGACGCCATCATCATTTCTCGCCGTCTAGTCGAAGATGATACTTTGACGAGCGTTCACATCGTTGATTTCATGCTTGAAGTCCGTGAAACCAAGCTGGGACCGGAAGTCGTAACACGTGATATTCCGAATGTTTCCGAGGAAACACTACGTCACCTCGATGAAGATGGTATTGTCCGGATTGGCGCTGAAGTTCATGCCGGTGACATCCTGGTCGGTAAAATTACACCCAAGGGTGAACAAGAGCTTAGCTCAGAAGAACGATTGCTTCGTGCCATTTTCGGTGAAAAAGCCAAGGAAGTTCGTGATACTTCGCAGCGCATGAGTAATGGTAAGCACGGCAAAGTTGTCGGCGTTAAGGTGTTCTCCCGCGAAAACGGTCATGAACTCAAAGCTGGCGTCATCATGCAGATCCAGGTGTTCGTCGCACAAATGCGCAAAATTTCCGTAGGAGATAAACTCGGTGGTCGTCACGGTAACAAGGGTGTGATCGCTAAAATTCTTCCAATCGAAGATATGCCATTTACTGAAGATGGCACGCCTCTCGACATTGTCCTCAACCCACTCGGTGTTCCATCCCGTATGAACATCGGACAATTGTTCGAGACACACCTCGGTATGGCAGCACGAGCACTAGGCATCAAAGTAGCCAGTCCGTCATTCAACGGTGTATCTGGTGACAAGATCCGCAGTCTGCTCAGTGAAGTCGGCCTGCCGGAAGATGGCAAACAGCAACTATACGACGGTCGTACCGGCGAAGCTTTCAAAGAACGCACAACGGTCGGATCTATGTACATGATCAAGCTGAATCACATGGTCGCCGATAAGATTCACGCTCGCTCAACCGGACCATACACCATGGTTACGCAGCAGCCACTTGGTGGTAAAGCTCAAAACGGTGGACAGCGATTTGGAGAAATGGAAGTCTGGGCTCTCGAAGCCTACGGCGCCGCGACGACGTTGCAGGAAATGCTGACTATCAAGTCTGATGACGTCTACGGACGTTCCAAGGCCTATGAGTCAATCATTAAGAAAGCTCCGATTGTCGGACCAAAAGTCCCAGAATCGTTCAACGTGCTCGTCAAAGAGCTGCAAGGTCTCGGTCTGAAAGTTGACCTCATCGATACACATGCTAACGAAGTTATTGACGCCGAGAACATTCTTGCAACAAACATTCAAGAAGAGGCAGCTTCCCTGGCTGAAGTCGAGGTTCCGCAGCCATCAGTATCCGATATTGAAATGAGCGAGGACGATTCACTCGATGAATTTAGCGTCATTGACGTCGATGATGAAGTGCACACCATTGATGCAGAAGCAGTACTATCTGTCGCAGCAGCTACTGATGAAGGCACTGAAATAAATGTTACCCAAAATGATAGTGAGGAGACAGCCTAA
- the hisS gene encoding histidine--tRNA ligase, producing the protein MALSTQPYKGARDFYPEDKRKQKYIFDTIRRAVEQFGYEEYDAPILESLDLYLAKSGEEIVNEQTYAFTDRGGRQVVIRPEMTPTVSRMVAARRQELAYPLRWYSIPNLWRYERPQRGRLREHWQLNVDIFGVADVQAEYEIILLIDTMLQSFRAKRNMYTVKVNSRKFTDYTLRNYLGLDEVQAYSMSKLIDRMHKLDHAQFIAQVDGLCTQSQRDQGIVEQLLDVLQAKRITMLPQHLQGHPSVVALQEMMTMLEEAGITNAEFDPTIMRGFDYYTDIVFEVFDAHPDNNRAMLGGGRYDGLVGLFGVAPVPTVGFGFGDVTLANFLELHDLMPTLHPETDAYVVLVGEIAAQAQKPIAEFRVAGLNLAVDVSGRKIGAQLQTAEKKGIHYVIIIGENELETGHYTIKNLQTGIEEKHGIDRIVSIVKDYRRTDDEE; encoded by the coding sequence ATGGCATTATCAACACAACCCTATAAAGGCGCTCGCGACTTCTATCCGGAAGACAAGCGTAAGCAAAAATATATATTCGACACCATTCGCCGTGCCGTCGAACAGTTTGGCTACGAAGAGTATGACGCTCCAATACTTGAATCCCTAGATTTATATTTAGCAAAATCCGGCGAAGAAATTGTTAATGAACAAACCTATGCCTTTACGGACCGTGGCGGGCGGCAAGTTGTCATACGACCTGAAATGACGCCGACAGTCAGCCGGATGGTGGCAGCCCGCCGCCAGGAACTGGCGTACCCGTTACGATGGTACAGCATTCCGAATTTATGGCGCTACGAGCGACCGCAGCGTGGCCGACTCCGCGAACACTGGCAGCTGAATGTCGATATATTCGGTGTCGCCGACGTGCAGGCTGAATATGAGATAATTTTACTGATTGATACGATGCTGCAGTCGTTCCGGGCAAAACGAAATATGTATACTGTCAAAGTCAACAGCCGGAAATTCACAGACTACACGCTCCGCAATTATCTTGGCCTTGATGAGGTGCAGGCATATAGCATGAGCAAACTAATTGACCGCATGCACAAGCTCGATCACGCCCAGTTCATTGCTCAAGTTGATGGGCTGTGTACGCAGTCTCAGCGTGATCAGGGTATTGTCGAGCAATTGCTGGACGTACTGCAGGCAAAGCGCATCACCATGCTGCCACAACATTTACAGGGACATCCGTCTGTCGTTGCTTTGCAGGAAATGATGACAATGCTGGAAGAAGCTGGCATTACCAATGCCGAATTTGACCCGACGATTATGCGCGGATTTGATTATTATACCGACATTGTATTTGAAGTATTTGACGCTCATCCCGACAATAATCGCGCGATGCTCGGTGGTGGACGATACGACGGCTTAGTTGGCCTGTTTGGCGTTGCGCCAGTTCCGACGGTCGGCTTTGGCTTCGGAGACGTTACGTTAGCTAATTTCCTTGAGCTGCATGATTTAATGCCTACGCTCCACCCTGAAACCGATGCCTACGTCGTTCTGGTCGGCGAGATTGCCGCGCAGGCCCAAAAACCGATTGCCGAATTTCGTGTCGCCGGACTGAACCTGGCAGTTGATGTGTCGGGCCGCAAGATCGGCGCTCAATTACAGACAGCTGAGAAAAAAGGTATCCACTACGTCATTATTATCGGCGAAAATGAGCTTGAAACCGGCCACTATACCATCAAAAACTTGCAGACAGGTATCGAAGAAAAGCATGGCATCGATCGCATCGTCAGTATCGTCAAAGATTACCGCCGGACTGATGACGAGGAATAA
- a CDS encoding ATP-dependent Clp protease proteolytic subunit yields the protein MSVLIPTVVESEGRFERAYDIYSRLLKERIIFLGSDVNEASANVIVAQLLFLQAEDAKKDIFFYINSPGGSVYDALAVYDTMQFITNDVQTVGIGIQASAAAFLLSSGTKGKRQLLTHSTVMIHQPSSGTRGKITDQEIDLRESLRIKKLLEEIMAKNTGQKPEKIHTDMERDKWLTAQEALEYGIVDKIVSNPPKEQLK from the coding sequence ATGTCAGTATTAATTCCAACCGTTGTCGAAAGTGAAGGCCGATTTGAACGAGCCTACGATATCTACTCCCGGTTACTAAAGGAACGAATTATATTCCTTGGCTCAGACGTTAATGAAGCTAGTGCGAATGTTATTGTCGCGCAGTTACTCTTCTTGCAGGCTGAAGACGCCAAAAAAGATATCTTCTTTTATATCAACAGCCCTGGCGGCAGCGTGTACGATGCGCTAGCGGTATACGACACCATGCAGTTTATTACTAACGACGTACAGACTGTCGGCATTGGCATTCAGGCCTCAGCAGCAGCTTTTTTGCTGAGTTCAGGTACTAAAGGCAAGCGCCAACTGTTGACGCATTCCACGGTCATGATTCATCAGCCTTCGAGCGGAACTCGCGGCAAAATCACTGATCAGGAAATTGATCTGCGAGAATCACTGCGCATCAAAAAACTACTTGAGGAAATCATGGCCAAAAACACTGGGCAAAAACCAGAAAAAATCCACACCGATATGGAACGCGACAAGTGGCTGACTGCTCAGGAAGCACTCGAATACGGCATCGTTGACAAGATTGTCAGTAATCCGCCAAAAGAACAACTAAAATGA